One segment of Halalkalicoccus tibetensis DNA contains the following:
- a CDS encoding NTP transferase domain-containing protein — translation MCGGRGTRLGMGEKPLVEAGGRAMVDRVLSAVAPAVEDVYAAPSPHTPETRAHLEGRVPIVETPGEGYVADLSYALERVGRPVLTVTADLPCLRSADIRAALGAWEAGSLTACVPVERKRELGVSVDTSFEHDGREVAPTGLNVVGEGSDQVWVSERTGLAVNVNRLRDLEVASIVTSERF, via the coding sequence ATGTGCGGGGGCCGGGGCACCCGCCTCGGGATGGGCGAGAAGCCGCTGGTCGAGGCCGGCGGGCGGGCGATGGTCGACCGGGTGCTTTCCGCCGTCGCGCCGGCCGTCGAGGACGTGTACGCCGCTCCCTCGCCGCACACCCCCGAAACCCGGGCGCACCTCGAGGGACGGGTCCCGATCGTCGAGACGCCCGGCGAGGGCTACGTCGCGGACCTCTCGTACGCGCTCGAACGCGTCGGTCGGCCCGTTCTGACCGTCACGGCCGACCTTCCCTGCCTTCGCTCGGCCGATATCCGGGCTGCGCTCGGGGCGTGGGAGGCGGGGTCGCTGACGGCCTGTGTCCCGGTCGAACGCAAGCGCGAACTCGGCGTCAGCGTCGATACGAGCTTCGAGCATGACGGGCGCGAGGTCGCGCCGACCGGTCTGAACGTGGTCGGGGAGGGCTCGGATCAGGTTTGGGTGAGCGAGCGGACGGGGCTCGCGGTCAACGTCAACCGGTTACGTGACCTGGAAGTCGCTTCGATTGTCACGTCCGAACGTTTCTAG
- a CDS encoding threonine-phosphate decarboxylase, with the protein MHPESTRGVDRVPHGGCSDPSITDFSANVNPRTPPGVAGVYEGALAQSKRYPADDYARYRNAAGEYVGCPPGEVVPTPGGLAGIRLAIETVVDRGDSVLVPYPSFGEYAREVRLQGAEVEFVPHDGLLDCDPGEHAMAVVCNPNNPTGTIYEADDLLEFLARCRRADTVLLVDEAFLGFTDRPSMAGQAGAVVARSLTKLFGLPGLRAGFLVATGDLGERLELGRQAWNLGTPAAEVGAHCMGQREFVEATRERVRTERARMAERLEGHYDVTPSRAPFLLLDTGARSVDRVLDRVHEEELTIRDARSFRGLDSHVRVAVRARRENDRLLDVLCDV; encoded by the coding sequence ATGCATCCGGAGTCAACCAGGGGGGTCGATCGAGTCCCACACGGGGGCTGTTCCGACCCGTCCATCACCGACTTCAGCGCGAACGTCAACCCGCGGACGCCGCCGGGGGTCGCCGGCGTCTACGAGGGGGCGCTCGCCCAGTCGAAGCGCTACCCGGCCGACGACTACGCGCGCTACCGGAACGCCGCCGGCGAGTACGTCGGCTGCCCGCCCGGGGAGGTCGTTCCGACGCCCGGCGGCCTCGCGGGGATCCGGCTCGCGATCGAGACCGTCGTCGATCGGGGGGACTCGGTGCTCGTCCCCTACCCGAGCTTCGGCGAGTACGCACGCGAGGTGCGACTCCAGGGCGCCGAGGTCGAGTTCGTCCCCCACGACGGGCTGTTGGACTGCGACCCGGGAGAGCACGCGATGGCGGTCGTCTGCAATCCGAACAACCCGACCGGGACGATTTATGAGGCGGACGACCTGCTTGAGTTCCTCGCGCGCTGTCGGCGGGCCGACACCGTCCTGCTGGTCGACGAGGCGTTCCTCGGATTCACCGACCGGCCCTCGATGGCGGGCCAGGCCGGCGCGGTCGTCGCCCGCTCGCTCACCAAGCTCTTCGGCCTGCCCGGGCTGCGCGCGGGCTTTCTCGTCGCGACCGGCGACCTCGGCGAACGCCTCGAGCTCGGCCGACAGGCCTGGAACCTCGGGACCCCCGCCGCCGAGGTCGGCGCCCACTGCATGGGTCAACGCGAGTTCGTCGAGGCGACCCGCGAACGGGTCCGCACGGAACGCGCGCGGATGGCGGAACGCCTGGAGGGTCACTACGATGTCACCCCCTCCAGGGCGCCGTTCCTGCTGCTCGACACCGGCGCGCGCTCCGTCGACCGGGTGCTCGACCGGGTCCACGAGGAGGAGCTCACGATCAGGGACGCCCGCTCGTTCCGCGGGCTCGATTCGCACGTCAGGGTCGCGGTGCGAGCTCGTAGGGAAAACGACCGGCTGCTCGACGTCCTGTGCGATGTTTGA
- a CDS encoding ComEC/Rec2 family competence protein, translating into MSGQRKPTMRRVLMILGVSLMVVVAGCGGMGAGGADSDDEAGPNDAETMGEDAETDGTDDEDDDQSETDVGTDDAGGTLEIHAIDVGQADATLLVGPEETMLIDSGDWRDDGDRVIDYLDEQGVDRIDYLVSTHAHADHIGGHAAVIEHYETERDGVGQVWDPGVAHTSQTYENYLDAVDEHGVDLIEAQAGDEIALADGATVLNPPADRESDDLHDNSLALRVSHGESSFLATGDAEEGAEQRMVEEYGDELASDVYHAGHHGSSTSSTPAFLDRVDPELALISSAYDSQYGHPHDEVLESFAERGIETYWTAVHGSVVLESDGEEFTIESGTDATTDPAGIEDEPPAEDGAVESVRPMATGMTSAASAVSVPSEVEATGAIA; encoded by the coding sequence ATGAGCGGCCAGCGGAAGCCAACGATGCGACGGGTGCTGATGATCCTCGGCGTCTCGCTGATGGTCGTCGTCGCGGGCTGTGGCGGCATGGGAGCCGGCGGCGCCGACAGCGACGACGAGGCGGGGCCCAACGACGCGGAAACGATGGGCGAGGACGCCGAAACGGACGGCACTGACGACGAGGACGACGATCAATCCGAAACGGACGTCGGGACTGACGACGCCGGCGGCACCCTCGAGATCCACGCGATCGACGTCGGACAGGCCGACGCGACCCTGCTCGTCGGGCCCGAGGAGACGATGCTGATCGACAGCGGCGACTGGCGTGACGACGGGGATCGGGTGATCGACTACCTCGACGAACAGGGCGTCGATCGGATCGACTACCTCGTGAGCACGCACGCACACGCGGACCACATCGGCGGGCACGCGGCCGTCATCGAGCACTACGAGACCGAGCGCGACGGCGTCGGACAGGTGTGGGATCCCGGCGTCGCCCATACGAGTCAGACCTACGAGAACTACCTCGACGCCGTCGACGAGCACGGCGTCGACCTGATCGAGGCACAAGCCGGCGACGAGATCGCCCTCGCCGACGGGGCGACGGTCCTCAACCCGCCCGCCGACCGCGAGTCCGACGACCTCCACGACAACAGCCTCGCGCTCCGGGTGAGCCACGGCGAGAGCTCCTTCCTCGCGACCGGCGACGCCGAGGAGGGCGCCGAGCAGCGCATGGTCGAGGAGTACGGCGACGAGCTCGCGAGCGACGTCTATCACGCCGGCCACCACGGCAGCTCGACGAGCTCGACGCCCGCGTTCCTCGACCGGGTCGACCCCGAGCTCGCCCTGATCTCGAGCGCGTACGACTCCCAGTACGGCCATCCCCACGACGAGGTCCTCGAGTCGTTCGCCGAGCGCGGCATCGAGACCTACTGGACCGCGGTCCACGGCTCGGTCGTGCTCGAATCCGACGGAGAGGAGTTCACGATCGAGTCCGGGACGGACGCCACGACCGACCCCGCGGGGATCGAGGACGAGCCGCCCGCCGAGGACGGGGCGGTCGAGTCGGTCCGTCCGATGGCGACGGGTATGACGAGTGCGGCGAGTGCAGTGAGTGTGCCGAGCGAAGTGGAAGCGACGGGGGCGATCGCATGA
- a CDS encoding phage repressor protein, producing MSDDGLLTRLMRGGFREQEPRLRIDWMTHTDERIMEHLDERGSSGPGAIAASLEKSEEYVADRCRQLAIRDLLAAEGDGEYRLSERGRGFLAGEVEPEELADDED from the coding sequence ATGAGCGACGACGGACTCCTCACGCGGCTGATGCGGGGCGGCTTTCGCGAACAGGAGCCCCGCCTGCGGATCGACTGGATGACCCACACCGACGAGCGGATCATGGAGCACCTCGACGAGCGCGGGTCGTCGGGGCCCGGGGCGATCGCCGCGTCCCTCGAGAAGAGCGAGGAGTACGTCGCCGACCGGTGTCGCCAGCTCGCGATCCGCGACTTGCTCGCGGCCGAGGGCGACGGGGAGTACCGCCTCTCCGAGCGCGGGCGGGGGTTCCTCGCGGGCGAGGTCGAGCCCGAGGAGCTGGCCGACGACGAGGACTGA
- a CDS encoding Xaa-Pro peptidase family protein, protein MPTRLPDGEFETRLADVRDRIAESDHDAGVWFDATSIEYLSGFAHVQTERPVVLGVTPDECGIVVPRLEVERVEGNPRIGRVHSYFDYPGGDPIETVVEMLRGLGAESVLADADGAPGVMGYEGPALSGFVDVETQSWVPRMRWEKSEAEVDLVRESAKWANLGHRYLADFTEPGAHPATVSQRASMEASRAMLDTLGDRFVERVRASGPVHAGYISAHETALPHGHTPNQRLREGDVLITGATANVDGYRSELERTMFVGDYTDEQAHYFELMLEAQTIAIEALGPGVPVADVDEAVWGYFEEQGIADLARHHVGHNIGLGGHEPPYIDRGWAEHCENEATSYDAGDAVMRPGQIYTIEPGIYTETEGYRHSDTIAITEEGIEPLTYYPRDLEANVIRSPSD, encoded by the coding sequence ATGCCGACACGCCTCCCCGACGGCGAGTTCGAGACGCGCCTCGCCGACGTCCGTGATCGGATCGCCGAAAGCGACCACGACGCCGGCGTCTGGTTCGACGCGACCAGCATCGAGTACCTCTCGGGCTTCGCCCACGTCCAGACCGAGCGGCCCGTCGTCCTCGGGGTCACCCCCGACGAGTGTGGGATCGTCGTCCCTCGCTTGGAGGTCGAACGGGTCGAAGGGAACCCGCGGATCGGCCGCGTCCACAGCTACTTCGACTACCCCGGGGGCGACCCGATCGAGACGGTAGTGGAGATGCTTCGGGGGTTGGGCGCCGAGTCCGTCCTCGCGGACGCCGACGGCGCGCCCGGCGTGATGGGCTACGAGGGCCCCGCGCTCTCGGGCTTCGTCGACGTCGAAACCCAGTCGTGGGTCCCGCGGATGCGATGGGAGAAGTCGGAGGCCGAGGTCGACCTCGTTCGGGAGTCGGCGAAGTGGGCGAACCTCGGGCATCGCTATCTCGCCGACTTCACCGAGCCCGGCGCCCACCCCGCGACCGTGAGCCAGCGGGCCTCGATGGAGGCCTCCAGAGCGATGCTCGACACCCTCGGCGACCGGTTCGTCGAGCGGGTGCGCGCGAGCGGCCCCGTCCACGCGGGCTACATCAGCGCCCATGAGACGGCCCTGCCCCACGGCCACACGCCCAATCAGCGTCTACGGGAGGGCGACGTTCTCATTACTGGTGCGACCGCGAACGTCGACGGCTATCGCTCCGAGCTCGAACGGACGATGTTCGTCGGCGACTACACCGACGAACAGGCCCACTACTTCGAGCTGATGCTCGAGGCCCAGACGATCGCCATCGAGGCGCTCGGGCCGGGGGTGCCCGTCGCCGACGTCGACGAGGCAGTGTGGGGCTACTTCGAGGAGCAGGGGATCGCGGATCTGGCCCGCCACCACGTCGGCCACAACATCGGGCTGGGCGGCCACGAGCCGCCGTACATCGACCGGGGATGGGCCGAGCACTGTGAGAACGAGGCGACGAGCTACGACGCGGGCGACGCCGTGATGCGGCCGGGACAGATCTACACGATCGAGCCGGGGATCTACACCGAGACGGAGGGCTATCGCCACTCGGACACGATCGCGATCACCGAGGAGGGTATCGAGCCCCTCACCTACTACCCGCGCGACCTGGAGGCGAACGTGATCCGCTCACCGAGCGATTGA
- a CDS encoding dihydrolipoyl dehydrogenase, whose product MQEFDLLIVGGGSGTQVGSLAAERGMSVAVCEPGPLGGACITRGCVPSKALIRRADLLRQCRDADRLGLDCEVGDVDLGAITGAVRETVYEKAENQAESLRGSDDHTLYDGKARFVDDRTVEVEGHDERVRGERVVVATGTSPTVPPVDGLEEVEFLTSDDALYLEERPDELAILGGGYIAAELGHFYAAIGSEVTIVQRGDSLVPREDPDAREAVTEAFEARERCTLHLGCEATGVEERDDRIELRAEGDGEEISIEADELLVAAGREPATEELAPGEGGVETDDAGFIEVDDELATSAEGVWALGDVVGAPLFKHAADHEAKVVAANAVMDREEAIDYSGMAHAVFTEPQVASCGQTEGELEEEGREYESARFEYGATPMGTVGKEEGFVKVLADPDGTVLGCHVAGPEAATLIHEVSVAGRVGEGTVEEVAESIHVHPAMNEAVLGAFDELADPLLSTAPDWSDVSME is encoded by the coding sequence ATGCAGGAGTTCGATCTGTTGATCGTCGGCGGGGGATCGGGGACGCAGGTGGGGTCGCTCGCGGCCGAACGGGGGATGAGCGTCGCGGTGTGCGAGCCGGGGCCGCTCGGCGGGGCCTGCATCACGCGGGGCTGTGTCCCCTCGAAGGCGCTGATCCGCCGCGCGGACCTCCTCCGGCAGTGTCGGGACGCCGATCGGCTGGGTCTCGACTGCGAGGTCGGCGACGTGGACCTGGGCGCGATCACCGGGGCGGTCCGCGAGACCGTCTACGAGAAGGCCGAGAACCAGGCCGAAAGCCTCCGCGGGTCGGACGACCACACCCTCTACGACGGGAAGGCGCGGTTCGTCGACGACCGGACCGTCGAGGTCGAGGGCCACGACGAGCGGGTCCGCGGCGAGCGGGTCGTCGTCGCGACCGGGACGAGCCCGACGGTCCCGCCCGTCGACGGCCTCGAGGAGGTCGAGTTCCTCACCAGCGACGACGCCCTCTACCTCGAGGAGCGGCCCGACGAGCTCGCGATCCTCGGCGGGGGGTACATCGCCGCCGAGCTGGGTCACTTCTACGCGGCGATCGGAAGCGAGGTGACGATCGTCCAGCGCGGCGACTCGCTGGTCCCCCGCGAGGACCCAGACGCCCGCGAGGCGGTCACGGAGGCCTTCGAGGCCCGCGAGCGCTGCACCCTCCACCTCGGCTGTGAGGCCACCGGGGTCGAGGAGCGCGACGACCGGATCGAGCTCCGCGCGGAGGGCGACGGGGAGGAGATCTCGATCGAGGCCGACGAGCTGCTGGTCGCCGCCGGACGGGAGCCCGCCACCGAGGAGCTCGCGCCCGGGGAGGGCGGCGTCGAGACCGACGACGCGGGGTTCATCGAGGTCGATGACGAACTCGCAACGAGCGCCGAGGGCGTCTGGGCGCTCGGCGACGTCGTCGGCGCGCCGCTGTTCAAGCACGCCGCGGACCACGAGGCGAAGGTAGTCGCGGCGAACGCCGTCATGGATCGGGAAGAAGCGATCGACTACTCGGGGATGGCCCACGCCGTCTTCACCGAGCCCCAGGTCGCGAGCTGCGGGCAGACGGAGGGCGAGCTCGAGGAGGAAGGCAGGGAGTACGAGAGCGCGCGCTTCGAGTACGGCGCGACCCCGATGGGCACGGTCGGGAAGGAAGAGGGGTTCGTGAAGGTCCTCGCCGATCCCGACGGAACTGTGTTGGGCTGTCACGTCGCCGGGCCCGAGGCCGCGACGTTGATCCACGAGGTCTCGGTCGCCGGGCGGGTCGGCGAGGGCACCGTCGAGGAGGTCGCCGAGTCGATCCACGTTCACCCCGCCATGAACGAGGCCGTGCTTGGCGCGTTCGACGAGCTGGCCGACCCGCTCCTCTCGACGGCACCAGACTGGAGCGACGTCTCGATGGAGTAG
- a CDS encoding HAD family hydrolase yields the protein MAVSFDLFGTLVDAPKPDDPARAIAAELEARGVDVPADWDEAYRTPYIDAPEGAEVPLHAHVSRALASRGVAVPENAARRAVIAAFDPEVERRKGAREAIEAAREGGPVGLLSNCSVPELVRRTLIRAELPGEFDAVVSSVACGWRKPHPKAFGAIAVELGTPVEGLTHVGDSPEADGGIEACGGRAILLDGTSLTGVPELLGER from the coding sequence GTGGCAGTCTCGTTCGACCTCTTCGGGACGCTCGTCGACGCGCCCAAGCCCGACGACCCCGCCCGCGCGATCGCCGCGGAGCTCGAGGCCCGCGGCGTCGACGTTCCCGCCGACTGGGACGAGGCCTATCGAACCCCCTACATCGACGCGCCCGAGGGCGCGGAGGTGCCGCTTCACGCCCACGTCTCGCGGGCGCTCGCCTCCCGCGGGGTTGCGGTCCCCGAGAACGCGGCCCGGCGGGCCGTGATCGCGGCGTTCGATCCCGAGGTCGAGCGCCGGAAGGGTGCTCGCGAGGCGATCGAGGCGGCCCGCGAGGGCGGCCCCGTCGGCCTGCTCTCCAACTGTAGCGTGCCGGAACTGGTCCGACGGACGCTGATCCGCGCGGAGCTCCCGGGCGAGTTCGACGCGGTCGTCTCGAGCGTGGCGTGTGGCTGGCGAAAGCCCCACCCGAAGGCGTTCGGGGCGATCGCCGTCGAACTCGGTACCCCCGTCGAGGGCCTCACCCACGTCGGGGACTCGCCCGAGGCCGACGGCGGGATCGAGGCGTGTGGGGGCCGGGCGATCCTCCTCGACGGGACGAGTTTGACGGGGGTGCCCGAGCTGCTCGGGGAACGATGA
- the cbiB gene encoding adenosylcobinamide-phosphate synthase CbiB produces the protein MSAGLAALALAVGLELSLGEPPRRAHPVAWFGRLVGPMDREWSRPRVAGLAVALLLPALAAGAVIGLVALAGRLDPLLGILLAGLALFASTSLRMLLDVARDVIAASERDLAGAREAVPALAGRNPEALSAGELRSAAVESSAENLADGLVAPLLAFALLAPLSLSLAAGGAAWIKAVNTLDSTLGYPEKTHGTASARLDDLIMWVPARASAVLLALAARNPGALARAREWAGAPPSPNSGWPMATLAAALDVRLEKPGVYVLNGLGELPTVDEARHGVRIVALAGALSYLLAGVIAWS, from the coding sequence ATGAGCGCCGGGCTCGCCGCGCTCGCGCTCGCGGTCGGCCTCGAGCTCTCGCTGGGCGAACCCCCGCGACGGGCCCACCCCGTCGCGTGGTTCGGCCGGCTCGTCGGCCCCATGGATCGCGAGTGGAGCCGACCCCGCGTGGCGGGGCTGGCCGTCGCCCTCCTCCTTCCCGCGCTGGCCGCCGGAGCCGTGATCGGGCTCGTCGCGCTCGCGGGCCGCCTCGATCCCCTCCTGGGGATCCTCCTCGCCGGCCTCGCGCTGTTCGCCTCGACCAGCCTCCGAATGCTGTTGGACGTGGCTCGCGACGTGATCGCCGCGAGCGAGCGCGACCTCGCGGGCGCGCGCGAAGCGGTGCCCGCGCTCGCCGGGCGCAACCCCGAGGCGCTCTCGGCGGGCGAGCTCAGGAGCGCCGCCGTCGAGAGCAGCGCCGAGAACCTCGCCGACGGGCTGGTCGCGCCGCTTCTCGCCTTCGCTCTGCTCGCGCCGCTCTCGCTTTCGCTCGCGGCCGGCGGGGCGGCGTGGATCAAGGCGGTCAACACCCTCGATTCGACGCTGGGCTACCCCGAGAAAACGCACGGAACCGCGAGCGCCCGCCTCGACGACCTGATCATGTGGGTGCCCGCACGCGCGAGCGCCGTCCTGCTCGCGCTCGCCGCCCGGAACCCGGGGGCGCTCGCCCGGGCCCGCGAGTGGGCCGGCGCGCCGCCCTCGCCCAACTCCGGCTGGCCGATGGCGACGCTCGCGGCGGCGCTCGACGTCCGACTGGAGAAGCCCGGGGTCTACGTCCTGAACGGCCTCGGGGAGCTGCCGACGGTCGACGAGGCGCGCCACGGAGTACGGATCGTCGCGCTCGCCGGCGCGCTTTCCTACCTGCTCGCGGGGGTGATCGCGTGGTCCTAG
- the cobS gene encoding adenosylcobinamide-GDP ribazoletransferase: protein MVLDALRGALGFLTRLPVGRDERAWEAFRRTPAAFPLAGYAVGALLTVPFLLPGPAPTIALAFLLSIYLVTGINHADGVADLGDAAVVHGTPEERREVMRDTTVGVGALLALGVVLVGLALAGLSLAALPLAAAAAVVLAAEVGAKLSMAFLICLGEPAHEGMGSRFVGRGRRALVWPLLVAFPITLLSLPALAAVAGAALSGALLRSWASHRLGGVSGDVLGAANEVGRVVALHAGVVVWTLS, encoded by the coding sequence GTGGTCCTAGACGCGCTACGGGGCGCGCTCGGCTTCCTGACCCGGCTTCCCGTCGGCCGCGACGAGCGCGCCTGGGAGGCCTTTCGCCGGACGCCGGCCGCGTTCCCGCTCGCCGGTTACGCCGTGGGCGCGCTGCTCACGGTGCCGTTCCTGCTCCCGGGGCCGGCCCCGACGATCGCGCTCGCCTTCCTCCTCTCGATATACCTCGTTACCGGGATCAACCACGCCGACGGCGTCGCGGACCTGGGCGACGCGGCGGTCGTCCACGGCACCCCCGAGGAACGCCGCGAGGTCATGCGCGACACGACGGTCGGCGTCGGTGCGCTCCTCGCGCTCGGCGTCGTGCTCGTGGGGCTGGCGCTCGCGGGCCTCTCGCTGGCCGCGCTGCCGCTCGCGGCGGCCGCCGCGGTCGTCCTCGCCGCGGAGGTCGGCGCGAAGCTCTCGATGGCGTTCCTGATCTGTCTCGGCGAGCCGGCCCACGAGGGGATGGGCTCGCGGTTCGTCGGTCGGGGACGGCGGGCCCTCGTCTGGCCCCTCCTCGTCGCCTTTCCCATAACTCTCCTCTCGCTGCCGGCGCTGGCGGCCGTCGCGGGCGCGGCGCTATCGGGCGCTCTCCTCCGATCCTGGGCGTCCCATCGACTGGGCGGCGTGAGCGGCGACGTGCTGGGCGCCGCAAACGAGGTCGGCCGGGTCGTCGCGCTCCACGCGGGGGTGGTCGTGTGGACGCTCTCGTGA
- a CDS encoding metal-dependent hydrolase: MLPPVHLAVGYLCYAALVRFRGHGAPAERATLAALLGAALPDLIDKPIHWLGVVPVGRTIGHSLLLALPLVALVWVLARRAGERELGVAFAVGILSHIATDVPWHLVSGEYHELGFLLWPVTHMPEYTGTATLGTLAGVEVTTLWIEAVILVCGVALWVADGTPGAGVVKERLGD, encoded by the coding sequence ATGCTCCCGCCGGTACACCTCGCGGTCGGCTATCTCTGTTACGCCGCGCTCGTCCGCTTCCGTGGGCATGGTGCGCCGGCCGAACGGGCGACCCTCGCCGCCCTGCTGGGCGCGGCGCTGCCCGACCTGATCGACAAGCCGATCCACTGGCTGGGGGTCGTCCCCGTCGGGCGCACGATCGGCCACTCGCTGCTGTTGGCCCTCCCGCTGGTCGCGCTCGTCTGGGTCCTCGCCCGGCGGGCGGGCGAGCGGGAACTCGGCGTCGCCTTCGCCGTGGGGATCCTCTCGCATATCGCGACCGACGTCCCCTGGCACCTGGTCTCGGGCGAGTACCACGAGCTCGGCTTCCTCCTCTGGCCGGTCACCCACATGCCCGAGTACACGGGAACGGCGACCCTCGGAACTCTCGCGGGCGTCGAGGTGACGACGCTGTGGATCGAGGCGGTGATCCTGGTTTGCGGGGTGGCGCTGTGGGTCGCCGACGGGACGCCAGGGGCGGGAGTAGTGAAGGAGCGACTGGGCGATTAG
- a CDS encoding DUF3006 domain-containing protein → MSDGTYTATVDRIEEGIAVCLLESEGEVIDERRLDAGELPDDCGEGTVLEIELRNDEVVALTPDRGESERRRERAQSRFDRLSRRPDEER, encoded by the coding sequence ATGAGTGACGGGACCTACACTGCGACGGTTGACCGGATCGAGGAGGGGATCGCGGTCTGCCTGCTCGAATCGGAGGGCGAGGTGATCGACGAGCGCCGCCTCGACGCCGGGGAGCTCCCCGACGACTGTGGCGAGGGGACCGTCCTCGAGATCGAGCTGCGAAACGACGAGGTCGTCGCGCTGACCCCGGATCGGGGGGAGAGCGAGCGCCGCCGCGAGCGCGCCCAGTCGCGCTTCGACCGGCTCTCGCGGCGGCCCGACGAGGAGCGCTAA
- a CDS encoding adenosylcobinamide amidohydrolase, whose translation MFETRVSEGVLRVEREGTRWLSTGWDGGGSEGPVAYNVSVPEGWGRTDLTTYVAARRERAGFNRPGPTLLTGVSLEHARGARYGPVEAIVTAGVSNPAALPMEPSGKRSVPEGEPGPGTVNVIVGTTRDCRDGALANLLAVAAEAKAATLVDRAGVPGTTTDAVIAACDPAGEPVEFTGSATPAGSAARACVREAVRASLDSRYPEGDPPTLSEAEYGIETTERAEVYRVGDRTGEVGPR comes from the coding sequence ATGTTTGAGACGCGGGTCAGCGAGGGGGTGCTGCGGGTCGAGCGCGAGGGGACCCGCTGGCTCAGCACCGGCTGGGACGGCGGGGGATCGGAGGGCCCGGTGGCGTACAACGTCTCGGTGCCCGAGGGCTGGGGGCGCACCGATCTCACGACCTACGTCGCCGCCCGACGCGAGCGCGCGGGGTTCAACCGGCCGGGTCCGACGCTGCTGACCGGCGTCTCGCTCGAACACGCCCGGGGCGCGCGCTACGGCCCCGTGGAAGCGATCGTCACCGCGGGGGTCTCGAACCCGGCGGCGCTGCCGATGGAGCCCTCCGGAAAGCGGAGCGTCCCCGAGGGCGAGCCGGGCCCGGGCACGGTCAACGTGATCGTCGGGACGACCCGGGACTGTCGGGACGGCGCGCTCGCGAATCTCCTGGCCGTGGCCGCGGAGGCGAAGGCCGCGACCCTCGTGGACCGGGCAGGGGTGCCGGGGACGACCACCGACGCCGTGATCGCGGCCTGTGACCCCGCGGGCGAGCCCGTCGAGTTCACCGGCAGCGCCACGCCCGCGGGAAGCGCGGCCCGCGCCTGCGTCCGGGAGGCGGTGCGCGCGAGCCTCGATTCGCGGTATCCCGAGGGGGATCCACCCACCCTTTCCGAGGCCGAGTACGGGATCGAGACGACCGAACGCGCCGAGGTCTATCGGGTGGGGGACCGAACCGGAGAAGTGGGTCCGCGATAA